One Microcebus murinus isolate Inina chromosome 7, M.murinus_Inina_mat1.0, whole genome shotgun sequence genomic region harbors:
- the PLIN1 gene encoding perilipin-1, which produces MAVNKDPTLLDEDFPEQENVLQRVLQLPVVSGTCECVQKTYTSTKEAHPLVASVCNAYEKGVQGASSFAAWSMEPVVRRLSTQFTAANELACRGLDHLEEKIPALQYPPEKIASELKGTISNRLRSARNSISVPIASTSDKVLGTALSSCELAWEVAKDTAEYAANTRAGRLASGGADLALGGIEKVVEFLLPAAKEESAPAPGHQQAQKPPKAKRNLVSRVGALTSTLSQHAMQTTGRVLKQGHALAMWIPGVAPLNSLAQWGVSAAMQVVSRQKSKAQVPWLHNLTATQEEDCDDQTDTGGEESEEEEELETEESKFSEVAALPGPRGLLGSVVHTLQKALQRTISAVTWAPAAVLGTAGRALHLTPARAVSSTKGRAMSLSDALKGVTDNVVDTVVHYVPLPRLSLMEPESEFRDIDNPPAESERPEAERRGSGASSPSPEPAPRPGQPRGSLRSARGPGAPSSPGLDDKAETPNPARPGFPAVPREKPKRRVSDSFFRPSVMEPILGRAQYSQLRKKS; this is translated from the exons ATGGCAGTCAACAAGGACCCCACCCTGCTGGACGAAGACTTCCCT GAGCAGGAGAACGTGCTGCAGCGGGTCCTGCAGCTGCCTGTGGTGAGTGGCACCTGTGAGTGCGTCCAGAAGACCTACACCAGCACCAAGGAAGCCCACCCCCTGGTGGCCTCTGTGTGCAATGCCTACGAGAAGGGCGTGCAGGGCGCCAGCAGCTTTGCTGCCTGGAGCATGGAGCCGGTGGTCCGCAGGCTGTCCACCCAGT TCACAGCCGCCAACGAGCTGGCCTGCCGAGGCCTGGACCACCTGGAGGAAAAGATCCCAGCCCTCCAGTACCCTCCTGAGAAG ATCGCCTCTGAGCTGAAGGGCACCATCTCCAACCGCCTCCGCAGTGCCAGAAACAGCATCAGCGTGCCCATTGCGAGCACTTCGGACAAGGTCCTGGGGACTGCTTTGTCCAGCTGCGAGCTCGCCTGGGAGGTGGCCAAAGACACTGCAGAGTATGCCGCCAACACCCGAGCGGGCAGACTGGCCTCCGGAGGGGCTGACTTGGCCTTGGGCGGCATTGAGAAGGTGGTGGAGTTCCTTCTCCCTGCGGCCAAGGAAGAGTCAG cccctgctcctggACACCAGCAGGCCCAGAAGCCTCCCAAGGCCAAGCGGAACCTCGTGAGCAGAGTCGGGGCCCTGACCagcaccctctctcagcacgccATGCAGACCACAGGCCGGGTGCTGAAGCAGGGCCACGCCCTGGCCATGTGGATCCCGGGTGTGGCGCCTCTG AACAGCCTGGCCCAGTGGGGTGTGTCAGCGGCCATGCAGGTGGTGTCCCGGCAGAAGAGCAAGGCGCAGGTGCCCTGGCTGCACAACCTCACCGCCACCCAGGAGGAGGACTGTGATGACCAGACGGACACGGGGGGAGAGGAGtcggaggaggaggaagaactgGAGACTGAGGAGAGCAAGTTCAGCGAG GTGGCAGCCCTGCCTGGCCCACGAGGCCTCCTGGGCAGCGTGGTGCACACTCTGCAGAAGGCCCTCCAGCGCACCATCTCGGCCGTGACATGGGCACCTGCAGCCGTGCTGGGCACAGCGGGGAGGGCGCTGCACCTCACACCGGCCCGTGCCGTCTCCTCAACCAAGGGGAGGGCCATGTCCCTATCGGATGCCCTGAAAGGCGTCACTGACAATGTGGTGGACACGGTGGTGCACTATGTGCCG CTCCCCAGGCTGTCGCTGATGGAGCCTGAGAGCGAATTCCGGGACATCGACAACCCGCCAGCCGAGTCTGAGCGCCCGGAGGCGGAGCGCAGGGGTTCTGGCGCATCGTCCCCCAGCCCAGAGCCCGCGCCACGCCCGGGGCAGCCCCGTGGCAGCCTGCGCAGCGCGCGGGGCCCCGGCGCGCCCTCCAGCCCGGGTCTGGACGACAAGGCCGAGACGCCCAACCCGGCGCGCCCGGGCTTCCCGGCCGTGCCCCGCGAGAAGCCGAAGCGCAGGGTCAGCGACAGCTTCTTCCGGCCCAGCGTCATGGAGCCCATCCTGGGCCGCGCGCAGTACAGCCAACTGCGCAAGAAGAGCTGA